One Aneurinibacillus migulanus genomic region harbors:
- a CDS encoding anti-repressor SinI family protein: MERIVEREVESDLDLEWVQLLTEAKENGITPIEIREFLRTTGKNKGLNNSDNRA; encoded by the coding sequence ATGGAACGTATAGTAGAAAGGGAAGTAGAATCAGATTTGGATTTAGAGTGGGTTCAATTGCTAACTGAGGCTAAAGAAAATGGAATAACGCCAATAGAAATTCGCGAATTTCTCCGTACTACAGGGAAAAATAAGGGTTTAAATAATTCAGATAATAGAGCATAA